The nucleotide sequence CGTCATCGATCACGGATCTCTGCGCACCACTTACGAGCCGGTCACCCCGGCAGTCGCCGTCGGGGACGAGGTCGGCGCCGGGCAGCCGATCGGGACGCTGGAGCCGGCCGGGAGCCATTGCGCGCCCGCCGCCTGCCTGCACTGGGGCGCGCGCGAGGGCGAGCGGTACACCGACCCACTCGCGCTGGTCGGCGGCGGACCGGTCCGGTTGCTCCCGCTCGGCCCGCGGACCCTCACCGGTGACCCACCCCCGCCTCCGTCGCAACCGCCCTCGTCAGGCGGGCTGGCCTGGCCGGTCGCCGTCCCATCCGTCACGTCGCCGTACGGGATGCGGGTGCACCCGATCACCGGCGAGCACAAGCTGCACGACGGCGCCGACCTCGCCGCAGCCTGCGGTGCGCCGATCCGGGCAGCAGCGTCGGGCCGCGTGACCGACGCCGGCGTTCGCGGGGCCTACGGGCTGCAGCTCTCCGTCGACCACGGCCGGATCCGCGGCACCCCGCTCACCACGTCGTACAGCCATCTGTCGGCGTTCTCGGCGACGGCCGGCCAGCCGGTCCGGGCGGGCCAGGTGATTGGGCGGGCCGGCACCACGGGCCTCTCGACCGGCTGCCACCTGCACTTCATGCTCTACGCCGCCGGCCTGGTCACCGATCCCGTGCCGTGGCTGCCCACGTCGTCGTCCGCCGCGACAAGTTACCTTGCCAAGGCAATCCGCGAGGGATACCGTCGTTGACAGACCCATTCATCGCACCCAGCGCCCGCAAACACGGAATCGCCGACGACGACCTGCTCCACGCCTACCGTTGTGCGATCCGAGACGAAGACCAGGACGAGCAGATCGTGCTGTTGATCGGGCCCGACCGATCGGCTCGGCTACTGGAGATCGCCGTCCTCCGATCCACCCGCGGACCAGTGATCATCCACGCGATGGCCGCCCGACCGAAGCCCCTACGGTGATGCCC is from Jiangella alkaliphila and encodes:
- a CDS encoding peptidoglycan DD-metalloendopeptidase family protein; protein product: MTSLLAALLLIGCLSAAPPSTAAPPVAAGSSARAASASAEVPMPPPSAGWVYPVGPPGGPVDVVHGFDPPDQPWLAGHRGVDLAVTAGAEVRAAGPGTVSYAGPLAGRGVVVIDHGSLRTTYEPVTPAVAVGDEVGAGQPIGTLEPAGSHCAPAACLHWGAREGERYTDPLALVGGGPVRLLPLGPRTLTGDPPPPPSQPPSSGGLAWPVAVPSVTSPYGMRVHPITGEHKLHDGADLAAACGAPIRAAASGRVTDAGVRGAYGLQLSVDHGRIRGTPLTTSYSHLSAFSATAGQPVRAGQVIGRAGTTGLSTGCHLHFMLYAAGLVTDPVPWLPTSSSAATSYLAKAIREGYRR